TATTTAGGTAGCAAAGATGTATTTCCTAGAGCTATAAAAAGCATTCGAAAATTTATTGATACCAAAAACTCACTCTATGCAACTAAAAACAAAGGATCTTTAAGAGAATTCCTTAAATTTCTTTATGTCCTCCGGAAAGCCGGCAACTATGAGCTTATCTCCCTCATGAAGCTGTGTACTCCCACGCGGAAAGACAAAGGACTCTCCCCTTCTAACGAGAAGAACTATTATGTTGTAGGTTGAGCTGAAATTAAGCTCTGCCAAAGTTTTCCCGCACAAGCTCTTAGGAGCAGGAAGCTCACCTATAAGGAACTTGCCACCCAAAGCCGTAAAATCGCTTATCCATGGATGCACTATTATCTCGGCGAGCCTTTGCCCCATGTCCCTCTCAGGGAAAATAACTCTATGAGCCCCAACGCGTGCTAAAACTCTCGCATGAAGAACGTTATTAGCCCTCGCTATAACCCGCGGAACCTTAAGATCTCTCAAAATAGAAGTCGTTAAAACGCTCGCTTCTATGTTCTCCCCTATAGTTACTACGGCAACATCGCATTCCTTCACGCCAGCTTTAATAAGCGCATCGGGATCAGTAGAGTCAAGCTGCACCGCAATATCAACTATATCCGCTATTTCCTCAACCCGAGCTCTTACCTTATCGACTCCTATAACCCTTTGCTCGAATTCCACGAGCTTCCTGGCAAGAGCACTACCAAACCTTCCCAAACCTATTACCATAACGCTCTTTCTATCCAAAATACTCCCCTCCTTATCCAACCGGGATATGCTCTTCCGGGAACGATATTCTGGGTTCCCTTTTACGCTTACTTAATCCCCAAACGAAGGTGATAATTCCCACTCTCCCCCACAGCATAAGAACGACAAGCACCAGCTTTGATCCTGCCTTAAGATGAGACGTTATTCCCAAGGACAAACCAACCGTGCTTAACGCTGAAATAGATTCAAACATTATCCCAAAATAGTTTCTTCCCTGAAACGCGTAAATGATAAGACTTCCTATCCAAGCGGCTACTAAGTAAAGAAGAGCTATGGTCAACGCCTTTTCCACGGAAGTAAAAGGAATTCTTTTATTAAAAACCCTCGTTTCCTCCCTTCCCATTAAATTCTTAAGAGCGGAAGCTAAAAGAACCGCAATCGTTGTTGTTTTTATACCACCCCCTGTTGAACCCGGAGAAGCCCCTATAATCATCAAGATGCAAAAAAGAACCAAAGAAGGAGAAGAAAAGAAGCACAGAGGAACGAGATTAAAACCCGCGGTTCTCGGAGTAGATGAATGAAAGAGAAACATAAGGAATTTCTCCCACGGCGAAAATCCCTCAAAGCCGGGATTGCCTATATTAAAAAGCTCAAGAAGAACTGCTCCGAGCAATACGAGAAACAGGGTGGAATAAATAACCACCTTGGAGTAAGCACTAAGCTTTTTCCTCCCTCCGAAAACTCTCTCCCAAATTTCCGTCAGGACAGGAAAGCCAAGTCCTCCAGCTATAAAAAGAAACATCACCACGCTAAAAAGATAAGGAAAATTGTTAAACTCCATAAGATTCCAGCTATAAATGGAAAATCCCGCGTTGCAAAAAGCACTTATACTATGAAAAAGAGCGCTATAAAGCGCTTTACCTACGGGCACTCCCTTCAAAATAAGCCCGGTTCCCAAAAGCAGAAAGCCCAGCAACTCAAATATAAAGGTAAAAATCAGCACTTTTTTAACGATTTCCTTTACACCGCTTGGGCTTTCTCTCCCCAAACTATATGCAGTTATAAGTTTCATTCTCAGCTCTCCCTCTCCCCTTAAGGCATAAGCCAGAACGCTCGAAAGGCTCATTATCCCGAGACCGCCTATCTGAATAAGGATCAGAATTATGATCTGACCCCATACCGTAAAATCAGATCCGGTATCGCAGACAACGAGACCGGTAACGCAAACCGCAGATGTGGCGGTGAAAAGGGAATCTATCCAAGATATACCTTTGCTTGCCCAACTTCCCTTAAGGAGAAGCGTCCCCACTACTATGGCTAAGATAAAGATGAGCAAAAGCGCTCGCTCAGGAGAAAAAGAGGTATACGCTCTAAATTTCCTCAGAGTACATCACCTACTTTCCGATAAGACCTCGCAATCTGTTTATAAATACCCGAGCCTCCTCGATTCCCAGTTTTTCGCACATCCATATATATGTTAATGCCATCGGAAAAGACAACAGAACGCCAATTAGACCTCCCAAAAGCCTGTTTATAAAAAGCAGAGCGATCCCCAAAATTACGGATGGAAAAAGCAAAACCCCAAGGAAGCGGACCAATCTAAAGTTAACCTTATAATAACTAAGAAGTTTCCATCTGAGCAAGCAAAAATTTACGGCAAAAGCAACCGAGGTAGCTAGCGCAAGACCTGGCGGACCAAAAATTTTACCAAATAGGAAGTTAAGGATAACATTGATAAAAACAACCAAAATACTTATGAAAACCGGGGTTCTGGTGTTCTTAAGAGCGTAAAAGCTCCTCAGCAAGATATGAGTTAAGCCCGCGAAGGCAAGTCCAAGAGAATAGAATTTCAGCGTCATGGAGGTATTCTTAAAAGCCCAGTGCGTAAAAGAACCGCGATAGAAAATAAGTTTTATCAGATCACCGGAAAAAAGGAAAAGAAAGATTGAGGCAGGCACCATCACAAAAAGCGCAAGCTTTAAGGCTGACGAGAGAGTTTCCTCAAATTCTTCCATACTTTCAGCAAGGGCATCTCTCGAAAGGAGGGGAAGAGCGACCGTGG
This is a stretch of genomic DNA from Synergistota bacterium. It encodes these proteins:
- a CDS encoding TrkA family potassium uptake protein → MLDRKSVMVIGLGRFGSALARKLVEFEQRVIGVDKVRARVEEIADIVDIAVQLDSTDPDALIKAGVKECDVAVVTIGENIEASVLTTSILRDLKVPRVIARANNVLHARVLARVGAHRVIFPERDMGQRLAEIIVHPWISDFTALGGKFLIGELPAPKSLCGKTLAELNFSSTYNIIVLLVRRGESFVFPRGSTQLHEGDKLIVAGFPEDIKKFKEFS
- a CDS encoding potassium transporter Trk, which gives rise to MLIFILAIVVGTLLLKGSWASKGISWIDSLFTATSAVCVTGLVVCDTGSDFTVWGQIIILILIQIGGLGIMSLSSVLAYALRGEGELRMKLITAYSLGRESPSGVKEIVKKVLIFTFIFELLGFLLLGTGLILKGVPVGKALYSALFHSISAFCNAGFSIYSWNLMEFNNFPYLFSVVMFLFIAGGLGFPVLTEIWERVFGGRKKLSAYSKVVIYSTLFLVLLGAVLLELFNIGNPGFEGFSPWEKFLMFLFHSSTPRTAGFNLVPLCFFSSPSLVLFCILMIIGASPGSTGGGIKTTTIAVLLASALKNLMGREETRVFNKRIPFTSVEKALTIALLYLVAAWIGSLIIYAFQGRNYFGIMFESISALSTVGLSLGITSHLKAGSKLVLVVLMLWGRVGIITFVWGLSKRKREPRISFPEEHIPVG